The proteins below come from a single Mytilus edulis chromosome 5, xbMytEdul2.2, whole genome shotgun sequence genomic window:
- the LOC139523248 gene encoding uncharacterized protein: MSSRKRPARHDPNDPMHWSKEQYVTHLKSMGITVKSTWRLDMIRQLYFVNQKDLASSTESGQNGSTELSNTDEVTVAAENQPNVDTDQPVNENNTMSQTADMLKDSTSALKSANEAMSAMSSMVVGLLANKDASSNSSLQNLKSNYDFASAYQATYGHMTPISSVNAEQTFQRQVDTSKGIVFAEDLPKMDYVSTSLRKQILEDVPERSAGSRCTSHDLSALLTRNVELTNSVSCLLKTSIAPRTRTQYECGYSAYATFLRMTGVIWLNSDMPPLTEESLIHFATHCFKNLHLKCSTIKMYICGIRYKYLENGKTSIFSGSSDKLYRLDALYRGIKKNEKKSTKPRLPITFTILKDICQLLRKGYYTPYVDILLEAACVTAYFGFLRCGEFTVLHSFDSECNVSIEDIRFLKDKVTFHLKASKTDPFREGVDIHLFASGVSVCPVLSLERYMDYRSRKFKDSKSQDAFFVMENRKALTRNYFISSLKNILAVLGYNSDLYNGHSFRIGASTTAGSKIEDHLIQTLGRWSSQCYTRYIRTSLSTIQQAQQALLE; this comes from the exons ATGAGTAGTCGAAAGCGACCAGCGCGACATGATCCAAATGATCCAATGCATTGGTCCAAAGAACAGTATGTTACCCATTTAAAAAGTATGGGGATTACAGTGAAATCTACTTGGAGATTAGACATGATTCGACAACTGTATTTTGTCAATCAAAAGGACTTAGCAAGTTCAACAGAAAGTGGTCAAAATGGTTCTACGGAATTAAGTAATACAGATGAAGTGACAGTTGCTGCCGAAAATCAACCTAACGTGGACACTGATCAACCagtaaatgaaaacaatacaatGTCACAAACAGCAGACATGCTAAAGGATTCTACTTCCGCACTAAAGTCGGCAAATGAAGCTATGTCGGCTATGTCATCTATGGTTGTAGGACTTCTAGCCAATAAAGATGCTTCATCAAACAGTAGTCTGCAGAATCTAAAGTCAAACTATGACTTTGCCTCGGCATATCAAGCCACATACGGACACATGACCCCAATCTCTTCTGTAAATGCGGAACAAACCTTCCAAAGACAAGTTGACACTTCTAAAGGGATTGTTTTTGCAGAGGACCTACCAAAAATGGACTACGTGTCTACTTCTTTAAGAAAGCAAATTCTAGAAG ACGTTCCGGAAAGAAGCGCCGGAAGCAGATGCACAAGCCATGATTTGTCCGCACTTCTCACTCGTAATGTGGAATTGACTAATAGTGTAAGTTGTTTACTCAAAACTTCAATAGCTCCTAGAACACGTACGCAGTATGAGTGTGGGTATTCTGCCTATGCAACCTTTTTACGAATGACTGGAGTGATTTGGCTTAATTCAGACATGCCTCCGTTAACTGAAGAATCTCTTATTCATTTCGCTACGCATTGTTTTAAAAACTTGCACTTGAAATGTTCTactattaaaatgtatatatgtgGAATACGATATAAATACTTAGAGAATGGGAAGACTTCAATATTTAGCGGCAGTTCTGATAAACTTTATCGACTCGATGCGTTATATAGAGGAATaaagaaaaatgagaaaaaatcaacaaaacctAGACTGCCAATTACCTTCACGATACTCAAGGACATTTGTCAGTTGTTGAGGAAAGGGTATTATACTCCGTATGTAGACATTCTTCTGGAAGCAGCGTGTGTCACGGCATATTTTGGATTTCTCCGATGTGGGGAATTTACAGTATTACATTCGTTTGATTCAGAATGCAATGTGAGTATCGAAGATATCCGATTCCTTAAGGATAAAGTTACCTTTCATTTGAAAGCTTCGAAAACAGACCCATTCCGTGAAGGTGTTGACATTCATTTATTTGCGTCGGGAGTTTCTGTTTGTCCAGTCTTATCTCTGGAACGTTACATGGACTATCGTTCTAGGAAATTCAAAGATAGTAAATCACAAGACGCTTTCTTTGTGATGGAAAATAGGAAAGCTTTAACACGAAACTACTTCATTTCTTCTCTAAAAAACATACTTGCCGTACTTGGATACAACTCAGACTTATATAATGGTCACAGCTTTCGAATTGGAGCAAGTACCACAGCAGGTTCAAAAATTGAAGATCACCTTATTCAGACACTCGGACGGTGGAGTTCACAGTGTTATACTCGCTATATCAGAACATCTTTATCAACGATACAGCAAGCTCAACAAGCATTACTCGAATGA
- the LOC139523249 gene encoding tachykinin-like peptides receptor 99D, with amino-acid sequence MDIFERNCTPWIRNLIEVDNVTTNEINHAFSERNLPGILFVSTLSLLGISGNFLVIWIFGLKFNQSTYRIYVLCLAVLDFINCFMTMPFVLTYLLYMENYPSEFLCKIGHFIGFFIGIASPFTLILIAADRYRNVCRPLSLQWSARRAKLMCLFINIVALFISWYVPLVYGTTEMKSANRSIVLVQCFKENGTLSQTITWWQYIILTGLLTLVSAFLIVIYLVIMINVRRKSKLFTKYKPEVGIQDDNITFTNRIIHTKKTTITFFIISSVYVLSSLVHHILALCLHVVQNVECKMSYTQSVLFWSFFWTVFLNNVANPVIYGLSDTRFKHCIKSMFSN; translated from the coding sequence ATGGACATATTTGAAAGAAATTGTACGCCATGGATACGAAATTTAATCGAAGTGGACAATGTTACAACAAATGAAATAAACCACGCCTTCAGTGAAAGAAATTTACCGGGAATTTTATTTGTCTCAACCTTAAGCCTTCTTGGCATTAGTGGAAATTTTCTTGTGATTTGGATTTTCGGTCTAAAATTCAATCAGTCTACTTATCGAATTTATGTGCTATGTCTCGCTGTGCttgattttattaattgtttCATGACAATGCCTTTCGTACTCACTTATCTACTGTATATGGAAAATTATCCCTCGGAATTTTTATGTAAGATTGgtcattttattggatttttcaTCGGAATTGCCTCCCCTTTTACATTAATTCTAATAGCCGCAGACCGATACAGGAATGTTTGTCGACCGCTCAGTTTACAATGGTCTGCAAGACGAGCAAAACTAATGTGCTTATTTATAAACATCGTAGCTCTATTTATTTCGTGGTACGTGCCATTAGTTTATGGTACAACCGAAATGAAATCGGCCAATAGGAGCATTGTACTGGTGCAATGTTTTAAGGAAAACGGAACACTTTCACAGACGATTACTTGGTGGCAGTATATCATTCTGACAGGACTGTTGACACTGGTTTCTGCGTTTCTCATTGTTATTTACTTAGTAATAATGATAAATGTACGTAGAAAATCCAAACTCTTTACCAAATATAAACCTGAAGTCGGTATACAAGACGATAATATAACATTCACGAACAGAATCATTCATACTAAGAAAACAACCATCACTTTCTTTATCATCTCCTCAGTTTATGTTTTAAGTTCCTTGGTCCATCATATATTAGCACTATGTCTTCATGTTGTACAGAATGTAGAATGTAAAATGTCATACACCCAAAGTGTTCTCTTCTGGTCCTTCTTTTGGacagtttttttaaataatgttgcAAATCCTGTTATATATGGCTTGTCTGACACCCGCTTTAAACATtgtataaaatcaatgttttcaaATTGA